The following proteins come from a genomic window of Candidatus Zymogenus saltonus:
- a CDS encoding gamma carbonic anhydrase family protein: protein MKVSLFEDVYIHPSAVLLGDVKIGKNSSVWPGASIRADFNSITVGEYTSIQDNSVIHATPFYGTEVGDYVTVGHSAVLHACRIGNNVLVGMNSTILDGAVIGDNSVIAAGSVVLPGTVVPEGSLVTGIPGKIKEGKAVPPERIRQGALVYYELSRRHLKGLETFPPDKVMEAINKYDESD, encoded by the coding sequence TTGAAAGTGAGTTTATTTGAAGATGTGTATATTCACCCTTCTGCGGTGCTGCTGGGCGATGTGAAGATCGGCAAAAATTCGAGCGTATGGCCGGGCGCCTCGATCAGGGCGGATTTCAACTCCATTACGGTCGGTGAGTACACGAGCATTCAGGACAATTCGGTGATTCACGCAACGCCCTTTTACGGAACGGAGGTGGGGGACTACGTAACCGTGGGTCACTCGGCGGTCCTCCACGCCTGCAGGATAGGGAACAACGTCCTCGTTGGGATGAACTCCACAATTCTGGACGGGGCCGTGATAGGAGACAATTCTGTGATCGCGGCGGGAAGCGTGGTGCTCCCCGGAACAGTGGTTCCGGAGGGGTCCCTCGTAACAGGGATTCCCGGAAAGATAAAGGAGGGGAAGGCCGTTCCCCCTGAAAGAATAAGACAAGGCGCCCTTGTATATTACGAGCTATCCAGGAGACATCTCAAGGGTTTGGAGACATTCCCCCCGGACAAGGTTATGGAGGCGATTAATAAGTATGATGAAAGCGATTAA